A genomic region of Mesorhizobium sp. NZP2077 contains the following coding sequences:
- the sufB gene encoding Fe-S cluster assembly protein SufB: MPAVQDTIDRVRKIDVDQYKYGFQTEIAVDKAPKGLSEDIIRFISAKKDEPSWMLEWRLEAYRRWLTLEEPTWARVHYPKIDFQDIYFYAAPKSTPGPSSLSDVDPELLKVYEKLGIPLREQEILAGVQKTDASDLEEPSDNVYKSGRVAVDAVFDSVSVVTTFKKELAQAGVIFCSISEAIREHPELVKKYLGSVVPTSDNYYATLNSAVFTDGSFVFVPKGVRCPMELSTYFRMNEKNTGQFERTLIIAEEGAYVSYLEGCTAPQRDENQLHAAVVELVALDDAEIKYSTVQNWYPGDAEGKGGIYNFVTKRGDCRGDRSKISWTQVETGSAITWKYPSCILRGDDSQGEFYSIAVSNGYQQVDSGTKMIHLGKNTSSRIISKGIAAGFSQNTYRGQVSAHRKATNARNFTNCDSLLIGDQCGAHTVPYMEAKNSTAQFEHEATTSKISEDQKFYVMQRGIPEEEAIALIVNGFVKDVIQQLPMEFAVEAQKLIGISLEGSVG; the protein is encoded by the coding sequence ATGCCTGCTGTGCAGGACACGATCGATCGGGTCCGAAAGATCGACGTCGACCAATACAAATACGGCTTCCAGACCGAAATCGCTGTCGACAAGGCCCCGAAGGGCCTGAGCGAAGACATCATCCGTTTCATTTCGGCCAAGAAGGACGAACCGTCCTGGATGCTGGAATGGCGCCTGGAAGCCTATCGGCGCTGGCTGACGCTGGAAGAGCCGACCTGGGCGCGCGTTCATTATCCGAAGATCGATTTCCAGGATATCTACTTCTACGCGGCGCCCAAGAGCACGCCCGGCCCGTCGTCGCTCAGCGACGTGGATCCCGAACTCTTGAAGGTCTACGAGAAGCTCGGCATTCCGCTGCGGGAACAGGAAATCCTCGCCGGCGTGCAGAAGACGGATGCCTCCGATCTCGAAGAGCCCAGTGACAACGTCTACAAGTCGGGCCGTGTCGCCGTCGATGCGGTGTTCGATTCCGTCTCCGTCGTCACCACCTTCAAGAAGGAGCTGGCGCAGGCGGGCGTCATCTTCTGCTCGATCTCGGAAGCCATCCGCGAGCATCCGGAGCTGGTGAAAAAGTATCTCGGCTCCGTGGTGCCGACCTCCGACAATTACTACGCGACGCTGAATTCGGCCGTCTTCACCGACGGCTCCTTCGTCTTCGTGCCCAAGGGCGTCCGCTGCCCGATGGAGTTGTCGACTTATTTCCGCATGAACGAGAAGAACACCGGCCAGTTCGAGCGTACGCTGATCATCGCCGAGGAGGGGGCTTACGTTTCCTATCTCGAAGGATGCACGGCGCCGCAGCGCGACGAGAACCAGCTGCATGCGGCGGTCGTGGAACTGGTGGCGCTCGACGATGCCGAGATCAAATATTCGACGGTGCAGAACTGGTACCCCGGCGACGCCGAGGGCAAGGGCGGCATCTACAATTTCGTCACCAAGCGCGGCGACTGCCGTGGCGACCGTTCGAAGATCTCGTGGACGCAGGTCGAAACCGGCTCGGCCATCACCTGGAAGTACCCGAGCTGCATCCTGCGCGGTGACGATTCCCAGGGCGAGTTCTATTCGATCGCCGTATCGAACGGTTATCAGCAGGTCGACAGCGGCACCAAGATGATCCATCTCGGCAAGAACACGTCGAGCCGCATCATCTCCAAGGGCATCGCCGCCGGCTTTTCGCAGAACACCTATCGCGGCCAGGTCTCGGCGCACCGCAAGGCGACCAACGCCCGCAACTTCACCAACTGTGACTCGCTTTTGATCGGCGACCAGTGCGGCGCGCACACGGTGCCTTACATGGAAGCCAAGAATTCGACGGCGCAGTTCGAGCATGAAGCGACAACGTCCAAGATTTCCGAGGACCAGAAATTCTACGTCATGCAGCGCGGCATTCCCGAAGAGGAAGCGATCGCGCTGATCGTCAACGGCTTCGTCAAGGATGTCATCCAGCAGCTACCGATGGAGTTTGCCGTCGAGGCGCAGAAGCTGATTGGCATCTCGCTGGAAGGCTCGGTGGGCTAG
- a CDS encoding cysteine desulfurase family protein: protein MAAKRAYLDYNASAPLLPAAREAMVAALDVAANPSSVHAEGRAARRLIETARREVAALVNARPDHVVFTSGATEAASTLLSPDWQMGRGGVRMSRLYVCAADHPCLLNGGRFPAAQVTRIGVDANGIADLAALAAALAGHDKADGLPLVAIHAANNETGVIQPIDRIAEIVKAAGGILVVDAVQAGGRISIDMSAGYADYLILSSHKIGGPKGVGAIVAAPDLMMPKPLINGGGQEKGHRGGTENLAAIAGFGAAAREALAELPAIDAVRERRDAIEAIVKMLVPEAEIFGTGAPRLANTTFFAIAGVKAETAQIAFDLAGVALSAGSACSSGKVGPSHVLKAMGYGDSLGALRVSIGSATGAEDIELFRTALAGIAARQAAREKAGREEAA, encoded by the coding sequence ATGGCCGCAAAACGCGCCTATCTCGACTATAATGCCAGTGCGCCGCTGCTCCCAGCGGCACGCGAGGCTATGGTCGCGGCGCTTGATGTGGCCGCCAACCCGTCGTCGGTCCATGCCGAAGGCCGCGCCGCGCGGCGCCTGATCGAGACGGCAAGGCGCGAGGTTGCGGCGCTGGTGAATGCCAGGCCCGATCATGTCGTGTTCACCTCCGGTGCGACCGAGGCTGCGTCGACGCTGCTTTCACCCGACTGGCAGATGGGGCGCGGCGGTGTGCGCATGAGCCGGCTTTACGTCTGCGCGGCCGATCATCCCTGCCTGCTGAATGGCGGACGCTTTCCGGCAGCGCAGGTGACGCGCATCGGTGTCGATGCCAATGGCATTGCCGACCTTGCTGCTCTGGCGGCGGCGCTTGCCGGTCACGACAAGGCCGATGGCCTGCCGCTGGTGGCGATCCATGCCGCCAACAACGAGACCGGCGTCATCCAGCCGATCGATCGGATCGCCGAGATCGTCAAGGCCGCGGGCGGCATTCTTGTCGTCGACGCGGTTCAGGCCGGGGGCCGCATTTCGATCGATATGTCAGCGGGTTACGCCGACTATTTGATTCTGTCTTCGCACAAGATCGGTGGCCCCAAGGGTGTCGGCGCCATCGTCGCCGCGCCCGACCTGATGATGCCGAAGCCTCTGATCAATGGCGGCGGCCAGGAAAAGGGCCATCGCGGTGGCACGGAAAATCTCGCCGCCATTGCCGGTTTCGGCGCCGCCGCACGCGAGGCGCTGGCGGAACTGCCGGCGATCGATGCGGTGCGCGAGCGCCGCGACGCGATCGAGGCCATCGTGAAAATGCTGGTGCCGGAGGCGGAAATCTTTGGAACCGGCGCGCCAAGGCTTGCCAACACGACATTCTTCGCTATTGCGGGCGTCAAAGCCGAAACCGCGCAGATTGCCTTTGATCTAGCCGGCGTGGCGCTTTCGGCCGGCTCCGCCTGTTCGTCTGGCAAGGTCGGACCGAGCCATGTGCTGAAGGCCATGGGCTACGGCGACAGTCTCGGCGCCTTGCGCGTGTCGATCGGTTCGGCGACGGGTGCCGAGGACATCGAGTTGTTCCGCACGGCGCTGGCGGGCATTGCCGCACGGCAAGCCGCCAGGGAAAAGGCGGGTAGAGAAGAAGCCGCGTAG
- a CDS encoding alpha/beta hydrolase, with product MPEVIFTGPAGRLEGRYQPSKEKSAPIAIVLHPHPQFGGTMNNKIVYDLFYMFQKRDFTTLRFNFRGIGRSQGEFDHGTGELSDAAAALDWVQSLHPDSKSCWVAGYSFGSWIGMQLLMRRPEIEGFISIAPQPNTYDFSFLAPCPSSGLIIHGDADKVAPPKDVQGLVDKLHTQKGITITQKTLPGANHFFANDADLLIEECSDYLDRRLAGELSDPRPKRLR from the coding sequence ATGCCTGAGGTCATTTTCACCGGTCCGGCCGGTCGCCTGGAGGGACGGTACCAGCCTTCCAAGGAAAAGAGCGCGCCGATTGCCATCGTGTTGCATCCGCATCCGCAATTCGGCGGCACGATGAACAACAAGATCGTCTACGACCTCTTCTATATGTTCCAGAAGCGCGATTTCACCACGCTGCGCTTCAATTTCCGCGGCATCGGCCGCAGCCAGGGCGAATTCGACCACGGCACCGGCGAATTGTCGGATGCGGCGGCCGCCCTCGACTGGGTGCAGTCGCTGCATCCGGATTCCAAGAGCTGCTGGGTCGCCGGTTACTCCTTTGGCTCGTGGATCGGCATGCAGCTTTTGATGCGCCGGCCCGAGATCGAAGGCTTCATCTCGATCGCGCCGCAGCCCAACACCTATGATTTCTCGTTCCTGGCGCCCTGCCCGTCATCAGGCCTGATCATCCATGGCGATGCCGACAAGGTGGCGCCGCCGAAGGATGTGCAAGGCCTGGTCGACAAGCTGCACACGCAGAAGGGCATCACCATCACGCAGAAGACCTTGCCCGGCGCCAACCACTTTTTCGCCAACGACGCCGATCTGCTGATCGAGGAGTGCTCCGACTATCTCGATCGCCGGCTGGCGGGCGAATTGTCCGATCCGCGGCCGAAGCGGTTGAGATAA
- a CDS encoding FMN-binding negative transcriptional regulator: MYEPPHFQETRPDVLHGLIRSHPLGMLISNGPDGPEANAIPFLLDAQASPNGRLRAHMAKANPQWKLIAENPSSPVLVVFQGADAYVTPSWYETKRETGKVVPTWNYAIVQVRGTAKVIDDQDWLAQQIADLTLSQEGPREAPWAVTDAPPPFIQSQIKGIIGLEIEISEIHGKWKVSQNRPVADRVGVAQGLESETANSSDMVRLVRSYGGLDSN, from the coding sequence ATGTACGAGCCTCCCCATTTCCAGGAAACGCGGCCGGATGTCCTGCACGGACTGATCCGGTCGCATCCGCTCGGCATGCTGATCTCGAACGGCCCCGACGGGCCGGAAGCCAACGCCATCCCGTTCCTGCTCGACGCCCAGGCGTCGCCGAACGGCAGGCTGCGCGCGCACATGGCCAAGGCCAACCCGCAATGGAAGCTTATTGCGGAAAACCCGTCATCGCCCGTGCTTGTCGTCTTCCAGGGCGCCGACGCCTATGTGACGCCCTCCTGGTACGAGACCAAGCGTGAGACCGGCAAAGTGGTGCCGACCTGGAACTATGCCATCGTGCAGGTGCGCGGCACGGCAAAAGTGATCGACGACCAGGATTGGCTGGCGCAGCAGATCGCCGACCTGACCCTATCGCAGGAGGGCCCCCGCGAGGCCCCCTGGGCGGTGACCGACGCGCCGCCACCCTTCATCCAGTCACAGATCAAGGGCATCATCGGACTGGAGATTGAAATCAGCGAGATCCACGGCAAGTGGAAGGTCAGCCAGAACCGTCCCGTCGCCGATCGCGTTGGCGTCGCGCAAGGTCTTGAAAGCGAGACTGCCAATTCATCCGACATGGTCCGCCTGGTGCGGTCCTATGGTGGCCTGGACAGCAATTAA
- a CDS encoding phosphatase PAP2 family protein, with product MLVKPRPSVFATLLAVGRRSFDNFRETLQIVRRRFAVRPARYPNIAWPVWGLVWVLLTAAAFVRLDTPAGVLHGQWSGARFAEFLTQFALGGWYLIPSALWLVVANLTDWRSLSRRSLMLVYNWTCLAFLVLSAVGLSGLLVNVLKYAIGRARPLYFQDFGVLALHPFAFDARFAGFPSGHATTMGAIFGVLLLLFPRRWYIALVITAYFASTRVFVGAHYPSDTVAGFGLGCAFALACGQVFARLGFIFRPTPSGLPVRKASFRLIAPER from the coding sequence ATGCTCGTGAAACCGCGCCCTTCCGTTTTCGCCACGCTGCTTGCGGTTGGGCGCCGTTCCTTCGACAATTTTCGCGAGACGTTGCAGATCGTACGGCGGCGCTTTGCCGTTCGTCCGGCGCGTTACCCCAACATCGCATGGCCGGTTTGGGGGCTGGTCTGGGTGTTGTTGACGGCGGCGGCGTTCGTCCGCCTGGATACGCCGGCAGGCGTGCTGCATGGCCAATGGTCGGGGGCCAGATTCGCTGAATTCCTGACCCAGTTCGCTCTCGGTGGCTGGTACCTGATCCCATCAGCGCTTTGGCTCGTCGTGGCCAATCTGACCGATTGGCGAAGCCTTTCACGGCGATCGCTGATGCTGGTCTACAACTGGACTTGCCTGGCTTTTCTGGTGCTGAGCGCCGTCGGCCTGTCAGGCTTGCTGGTCAATGTCCTGAAATATGCGATCGGCCGGGCCCGCCCGCTCTACTTCCAGGATTTTGGCGTGCTCGCCCTGCATCCCTTCGCCTTTGACGCGCGCTTCGCCGGTTTTCCCTCAGGCCATGCCACGACGATGGGGGCGATCTTCGGCGTTCTCCTGCTTTTGTTCCCGAGGCGTTGGTATATCGCCTTGGTGATCACCGCCTATTTCGCCTCGACCAGGGTTTTCGTCGGCGCGCACTATCCGAGCGACACCGTCGCCGGCTTCGGCCTCGGCTGCGCCTTCGCGCTCGCCTGCGGACAGGTCTTTGCCCGGCTCGGCTTCATCTTCCGTCCGACGCCGTCAGGCTTGCCGGTCCGCAAGGCATCGTTCCGGCTGATTGCTCCGGAAAGATAG
- a CDS encoding glycosyltransferase family 39 protein: MALNRNYILLFLFSLVMTLSGLASLPPIDRDESRFVQATKQMAESGDYVDIRFQDASRYQKPVGIYWLQSAAVTLSGKGAEAPIWVYRTISALGIAIAVLAIAWTGTNLFGANAGIAAGLVMAAIFATAFEGRDAKTDAMLLACCVAAQGALAQIYLASRRNKAVAGHLWWIFWIAQGAAILIKGPIAPLLSALTIAALFAFERDGRWLSKLRVGRGLLLVVVIALPWLAAITWKSHGAFLQQAVGKDMLGKVASGEESHGLPPGFYMLTYSLFMWPFGLIAVGAGLQALNRLRDDVRLRFCLAWYIPFWLVFELIPTKLPHYVLPAYPGMALLIGWLLTLQTEDANAPLKRWQTWLWWSTAFGLAVVSLGLAAVCIGAPIYITHTFSWWSIPAAAAALGTGYFAFSRHLQVPLPRIGATAACAGITYALLFGVIAPSLKPIWLSPAIKQAVLANKPCDTTVLASARYQEPSLVFLVGTKTVLTDVGGVAEHLLADPVCALGLAPIEDEQKMNGMLSVRGKSANRVAEIDGLNYSSGDKLSLGLYRVAP, from the coding sequence ATGGCGTTGAACAGGAACTACATCCTTCTCTTCCTGTTCAGCCTGGTGATGACGCTTTCGGGGTTGGCATCCTTGCCGCCGATCGACCGCGACGAGTCGCGCTTCGTCCAGGCCACCAAGCAGATGGCGGAAAGCGGCGACTATGTCGATATCCGCTTTCAGGACGCCTCGCGCTACCAGAAGCCGGTCGGTATCTACTGGCTGCAATCCGCCGCCGTGACCCTGAGCGGCAAGGGCGCCGAAGCACCCATCTGGGTCTACCGCACGATTTCGGCGCTCGGCATCGCCATCGCGGTGCTGGCGATCGCCTGGACGGGGACCAATCTTTTCGGCGCCAATGCCGGCATCGCCGCCGGCCTGGTGATGGCCGCCATCTTCGCCACGGCCTTCGAGGGCCGCGACGCCAAGACCGATGCGATGCTGCTGGCCTGCTGCGTGGCGGCGCAAGGCGCGCTGGCGCAGATCTATCTGGCATCGCGCCGCAACAAGGCGGTCGCCGGCCATCTCTGGTGGATTTTCTGGATCGCGCAAGGGGCGGCCATCCTGATCAAGGGGCCGATCGCGCCGCTTTTGTCAGCGCTGACCATCGCGGCGCTGTTCGCCTTCGAGCGCGATGGGCGCTGGCTGTCGAAGCTCAGAGTCGGACGTGGCCTCCTGCTTGTCGTGGTGATCGCGCTGCCCTGGCTTGCCGCTATCACCTGGAAAAGCCATGGCGCTTTCCTGCAGCAAGCCGTCGGCAAGGACATGCTCGGCAAGGTCGCGTCGGGCGAGGAATCGCACGGCCTGCCGCCCGGCTTCTACATGCTGACCTATTCGCTGTTCATGTGGCCGTTCGGGCTGATCGCGGTCGGCGCTGGCCTGCAGGCCCTCAACCGCCTGCGCGACGATGTCAGGCTGCGCTTCTGCCTCGCCTGGTACATCCCGTTCTGGCTGGTGTTCGAACTGATCCCGACCAAGCTGCCGCATTATGTCCTGCCGGCCTATCCCGGTATGGCGCTGCTGATCGGCTGGCTGCTGACGTTGCAGACGGAGGATGCCAATGCACCGCTCAAGCGCTGGCAAACCTGGTTGTGGTGGTCGACTGCCTTCGGTCTGGCCGTGGTCAGCCTCGGCCTCGCGGCGGTCTGTATCGGGGCGCCGATCTACATCACACACACCTTCTCCTGGTGGAGCATTCCGGCGGCTGCCGCCGCGCTCGGCACCGGCTATTTCGCTTTTTCCCGGCACTTGCAGGTGCCGCTGCCCCGCATCGGCGCCACCGCTGCCTGTGCCGGCATCACCTATGCCTTGCTGTTTGGCGTCATCGCCCCGTCGCTGAAGCCGATCTGGCTGAGCCCGGCGATCAAGCAGGCAGTGCTTGCCAACAAGCCTTGCGACACGACGGTGCTGGCCTCGGCGCGGTATCAGGAACCGAGCCTGGTATTCCTGGTCGGCACCAAGACGGTTCTGACCGATGTCGGCGGCGTGGCGGAACATCTGCTTGCCGATCCAGTTTGCGCGTTGGGGCTGGCGCCGATCGAGGATGAACAGAAAATGAATGGCATGCTGTCGGTGCGCGGCAAGTCGGCGAACCGTGTCGCCGAGATCGACGGCCTCAACTATTCGTCGGGAGACAAACTGTCGCTCGGCCTCTATCGTGTAGCCCCATGA
- a CDS encoding lipid-A-disaccharide synthase N-terminal domain-containing protein: MVNVLQELGTWLHQVFVKQFDAWILLGFIAQFFFTMRFVVQWLASEKAKRSVVPVAFWFFSLFGGGLLLIYAIVRQDPVFIAGQAMGMFIYVRNLWLIANERKAAAMTKVD; encoded by the coding sequence GTGGTTAACGTGCTTCAGGAATTGGGAACCTGGCTTCACCAGGTTTTTGTCAAGCAATTCGACGCGTGGATCCTGCTGGGGTTCATCGCCCAATTCTTCTTCACCATGCGTTTCGTCGTGCAGTGGCTGGCATCTGAAAAGGCCAAGCGCAGCGTCGTGCCCGTCGCCTTCTGGTTCTTTTCCCTGTTCGGCGGCGGCCTGCTGCTGATCTATGCCATCGTGCGTCAGGATCCGGTGTTCATCGCCGGCCAGGCCATGGGCATGTTCATCTATGTCAGAAATCTCTGGCTGATCGCCAATGAGCGCAAGGCGGCGGCGATGACCAAGGTCGATTGA
- a CDS encoding glycosyltransferase family 2 protein, whose translation MPDALISIVIPCRNEAANLPLLIDEIEAAMAGRDFELIIVNDGSTDETAAVLAEQTALRPFPVRELRHQKSAGQSLSVRSGAWAARGGIVATIDGDGQNDPQYIPVLVDALRQAGPDFGAAQGQRLKRRDSKVKQLASRFANWLRNAILHDETRDTGCGLKAVHTDILRKLPFFDGTHRFVPALVIQEGYRVVHCDVVDRSRRHGKSNYGIFDRGLQGALDLCGVWWLRRRRRRMPKVEEIKRG comes from the coding sequence ATGCCGGACGCATTGATATCCATCGTCATTCCTTGCAGGAACGAGGCGGCAAACCTGCCGCTGCTGATCGACGAGATCGAGGCGGCGATGGCCGGGCGCGACTTCGAACTGATCATCGTCAATGACGGCTCGACCGATGAGACCGCTGCGGTGCTGGCCGAGCAGACAGCACTTCGTCCGTTCCCGGTGCGGGAATTGCGGCACCAGAAGTCAGCCGGCCAAAGCCTCTCCGTGCGTTCGGGCGCATGGGCTGCGCGCGGCGGCATCGTCGCCACGATCGACGGTGATGGCCAGAACGATCCGCAATACATTCCGGTCCTGGTCGATGCCTTGCGGCAGGCCGGGCCCGATTTCGGCGCCGCCCAGGGGCAGCGCCTCAAGCGCCGCGACAGCAAGGTCAAGCAGCTCGCTTCGCGCTTTGCCAACTGGCTGAGAAACGCCATCCTGCATGACGAGACGCGCGATACCGGCTGCGGCCTGAAGGCCGTCCACACCGATATCCTGCGCAAATTGCCGTTCTTCGACGGCACGCATCGTTTCGTCCCGGCCCTGGTCATTCAGGAAGGATATCGCGTCGTGCATTGCGACGTCGTCGACCGCTCGCGCCGCCACGGCAAGTCGAATTACGGCATCTTCGACCGCGGCCTGCAGGGCGCGCTCGATCTCTGCGGTGTCTGGTGGCTGCGCCGCAGGCGCCGCAGAATGCCAAAAGTAGAGGAAATCAAGCGTGGTTAA